A single region of the Acidithiobacillus acidisediminis genome encodes:
- a CDS encoding GGDEF domain-containing protein yields MKEFLCEWDRSQAGLSHLQKIQQRNEILTLKREDLLYTAMAQLVQRWQGLASRPSSDSATRVEDTPLLHQVWTRALRSGFAVPLRGDAEGLNDLESIDQLLATSGDAVEDLIPLLRKLWERLDRAEAKKDRVQEIYQRALDLLFSGSAELCAKDPWFSEQLKILHKAFHQEPTSVQQAQELLSGLTELLYRQEQRRAPVSEMDQALQDLLQLVFQYVEALTEGSSDTYNEFVRLSTEIERSDDPQHIRGLVATLIERSRSLQDMLRESRDALRQARSQLEAARGRVRNMEEEISQLNLLVHEDPLTHLLNRRGLHLAFERETARADRHHLPFSIAILDLDHFKKINDRYGHETGDQVLRHFSALLRQSLRAEDSVARYGGEEFVILMPGTRSELAVQILGRLQENLRNHPLVNTKQAQIRVSFSAGIAAWQSGVTLDAVLLIADQALYRAKQEGRERIYLGMDPQASRPA; encoded by the coding sequence TTGAAAGAATTTCTTTGCGAATGGGATCGCAGTCAAGCAGGGCTGAGCCACCTACAAAAAATCCAGCAGCGAAATGAGATACTGACGCTAAAACGCGAAGATCTCCTCTATACAGCGATGGCACAGCTCGTGCAGCGCTGGCAAGGTCTGGCAAGCCGCCCAAGTTCTGATTCCGCTACAAGGGTCGAGGACACTCCTCTTCTGCATCAAGTCTGGACCCGCGCCCTACGTTCGGGTTTTGCTGTTCCTCTGCGCGGCGATGCGGAAGGCCTAAATGACCTGGAGAGCATCGACCAACTCCTGGCAACGTCGGGCGATGCGGTCGAAGATCTGATCCCGCTTCTACGTAAACTCTGGGAGCGCCTGGATCGGGCGGAGGCGAAAAAAGACCGAGTTCAGGAGATCTATCAGCGCGCCCTGGATCTGCTGTTTTCTGGGAGCGCGGAATTATGCGCCAAGGACCCCTGGTTCAGCGAGCAACTGAAAATACTGCACAAGGCATTTCATCAGGAGCCAACATCCGTTCAGCAGGCGCAAGAACTTCTGTCCGGGCTGACGGAATTGCTCTACCGGCAAGAGCAACGCCGTGCCCCGGTCAGCGAGATGGACCAAGCCTTACAGGATCTTCTCCAGCTCGTCTTCCAATACGTCGAGGCCCTGACGGAGGGAAGTAGCGATACCTACAACGAGTTTGTGCGCCTGAGCACGGAAATAGAACGTAGCGATGATCCCCAGCACATTCGTGGTCTGGTTGCTACCCTGATTGAACGAAGCCGCAGCTTGCAGGATATGCTGCGGGAGTCCCGTGATGCACTGCGTCAGGCCCGCAGCCAACTGGAAGCTGCACGTGGCCGCGTGCGAAACATGGAGGAAGAAATTTCCCAGTTGAACCTCTTGGTACATGAAGATCCCTTGACGCATTTACTCAATCGCCGCGGACTGCATCTTGCGTTTGAGCGGGAAACGGCTCGAGCAGACCGACACCATCTTCCATTCAGTATTGCCATTCTGGATCTTGATCATTTCAAGAAGATTAATGATCGCTATGGACATGAAACTGGGGATCAGGTCTTGCGGCATTTTTCTGCTTTACTGCGTCAGAGCTTGCGGGCCGAGGACAGCGTCGCGCGTTATGGAGGCGAGGAATTCGTTATTCTGATGCCTGGCACTCGATCTGAACTGGCGGTGCAAATTTTGGGGCGTTTACAGGAAAATTTGCGCAATCACCCCCTGGTCAATACAAAACAGGCGCAAATCCGTGTGAGCTTCAGCGCCGGAATCGCCGCATGGCAGTCTGGCGTCACCTTGGATGCCGTTCTCTTGATCGCGGACCAGGCCCTGTATCGCGCCAAACAAGAGGGACGGGAACGGATTTATCTGGGCATGGATCCACAGGCGAGCCGCCCTGCTTGA
- a CDS encoding META domain-containing protein translates to MKIHYIALILAVIVAIAACARVPEGGQAATTIPDQHNSQTALDWQGSYAGNLPGADVSAIRATVVLRSNGEYIQTLQYADRSGLFRETGKFHWLAGGNVVVLRGPNGGGSRFQVQENALLPLTQEDQPLSVGNQQWPLHKVGDFTSTQELYQSFRWQLQSLPANHIEVHSASKAPYLVFSPATQHLSGWDGCNRIAGAYTVGNDQHLHFGPIISTRMACAGVTIDQPFAIVLEHTAAFRTEKEHLLLLGGDGAVLARFRALSQPEPH, encoded by the coding sequence ATGAAAATACATTATATTGCGCTCATTCTCGCCGTAATTGTGGCTATCGCTGCTTGCGCTCGCGTGCCCGAGGGAGGTCAGGCAGCAACAACCATCCCAGACCAGCATAACAGCCAGACCGCGCTGGATTGGCAAGGAAGTTATGCAGGAAACCTGCCCGGAGCGGACGTCTCCGCAATCCGGGCGACCGTAGTCCTGCGCAGCAATGGGGAATATATCCAAACTCTCCAGTATGCTGATCGGTCAGGCCTATTTCGCGAGACAGGAAAATTTCACTGGCTGGCGGGGGGCAACGTGGTCGTGTTACGCGGTCCAAATGGTGGGGGCAGTCGCTTCCAAGTGCAGGAAAATGCCTTGCTTCCTCTGACCCAGGAGGATCAGCCTCTATCTGTCGGCAATCAGCAATGGCCTTTGCACAAAGTGGGAGATTTCACTAGCACACAGGAACTTTACCAGAGCTTTCGCTGGCAACTGCAATCCTTACCTGCTAACCATATAGAGGTCCATTCTGCCAGCAAGGCGCCATACCTCGTTTTTTCGCCAGCAACGCAGCACTTGAGTGGATGGGATGGATGTAATCGCATTGCTGGTGCTTACACCGTCGGAAATGATCAACACCTACATTTTGGACCCATCATCTCCACACGTATGGCATGTGCTGGTGTGACCATTGATCAGCCCTTTGCCATAGTACTCGAACATACCGCTGCATTTCGGACGGAAAAAGAACATCTATTGTTATTGGGT
- a CDS encoding HdeD family acid-resistance protein codes for MELRPPDLSTVLREEQKRLGKYTKPVAFLLIIIGFIGLVSPVFLSTLTVGLVAAILILGGIFWSIHLYGDQQRHFSDWLRPLLLLITGLIIVWEPAAGIASLGLLFILYFLLDAYRNFTAHQSSGGIGRPWFIFSGIIDVFIALLFLFTWPRGSLVLVGIFVGINLLFDGIALLLLSRFLTPGNDK; via the coding sequence ATGGAACTTCGGCCACCAGATCTCTCTACCGTCCTGCGGGAAGAACAAAAACGGCTGGGCAAATACACCAAGCCAGTAGCCTTTCTCCTGATCATCATCGGTTTTATCGGCCTCGTCAGCCCCGTCTTTCTCTCCACCCTGACGGTTGGACTGGTCGCAGCCATCCTCATTCTGGGTGGCATCTTTTGGTCCATCCACTTGTATGGCGATCAGCAACGGCATTTTTCCGATTGGTTGCGTCCGCTGTTGTTATTGATCACTGGGCTGATCATCGTCTGGGAACCCGCCGCCGGAATCGCCAGTCTCGGGTTGCTGTTCATTTTGTATTTTCTTTTGGATGCCTACCGCAACTTTACCGCGCATCAGAGTTCCGGCGGCATTGGGCGGCCCTGGTTCATTTTTAGCGGCATTATCGATGTATTCATCGCCCTGTTGTTTTTATTCACCTGGCCGCGTGGGTCGTTGGTGCTGGTCGGGATTTTTGTGGGCATCAATCTACTCTTTGATGGCATCGCGTTGCTGCTTCTAAGCCGCTTCCTGACGCCGGGAAATGACAAGTAA
- a CDS encoding GGDEF domain-containing protein has translation MQTGTWQTSKKLALAIDSRDTYQEALENLLQAWNLYWSDWLEQRETVTAAQALLRALHDPEANLAEEDRTSWSALQQTCHELLHELRANSASNNRQGLFNLELIRATTQFQNTCWNALCERQRAHSEEDALTGLPNRRRLAKDLLREESRVRRGATACIAIIDVDHFKAFNDQHGHFAGDQALRALAKFLRSALRPYDGVYRYGGEEFILLLPGMKESCALPNANRLCQRLAAARLNFDDGVPFQLRISIGIAAISPEVPLESSMAAADAALYQAKANGRNQAVLGHAHTFANQRDIVSS, from the coding sequence ATGCAGACCGGTACATGGCAAACGTCCAAAAAGCTCGCGTTGGCAATAGACAGTCGAGATACCTATCAAGAAGCATTGGAAAATCTCCTCCAGGCCTGGAACCTGTATTGGTCGGACTGGCTGGAGCAAAGGGAAACAGTTACCGCGGCACAGGCTTTGTTGCGCGCCCTGCATGATCCCGAGGCCAATCTCGCAGAGGAAGATCGTACGAGTTGGTCCGCATTGCAGCAGACTTGCCATGAGCTGCTGCATGAATTACGCGCCAATAGCGCGTCAAATAATCGACAGGGCCTTTTCAACCTGGAACTCATCCGGGCGACCACGCAATTTCAGAACACGTGCTGGAATGCATTGTGCGAGCGCCAGCGCGCCCACAGCGAAGAGGATGCATTGACGGGCCTACCGAATCGCCGCCGCTTGGCGAAGGATCTGCTGCGCGAGGAATCTCGAGTTCGGCGCGGTGCCACCGCGTGCATTGCCATCATTGACGTCGATCATTTCAAAGCTTTCAATGACCAACATGGACACTTTGCTGGTGATCAGGCATTGCGTGCCCTGGCGAAATTTCTACGCTCAGCTCTGCGTCCTTATGATGGGGTATATCGCTATGGTGGCGAAGAATTCATCCTCCTTCTGCCCGGGATGAAAGAGTCCTGTGCCCTACCGAATGCCAATAGACTGTGTCAGCGACTTGCTGCCGCACGCCTGAATTTTGACGATGGGGTTCCGTTCCAACTCCGCATCTCCATCGGGATTGCTGCCATCAGCCCAGAAGTTCCTCTCGAAAGTTCTATGGCCGCGGCGGACGCGGCGCTATACCAGGCCAAAGCCAATGGCCGCAACCAAGCTGTCCTGGGGCATGCCCATACTTTTGCAAACCAGAGAGATATCGTATCCTCGTAA
- the rnr gene encoding ribonuclease R: MPEQESPSLSLPERDPMYEREKEKYERPIVSREFILSYLQGLGQPARLEDLIEDLDVAEEDQEALRRRLRAMERDGQLLRNRRGAYGIAEAMELIRGSVIAHPDGFGFLSRDDGGKDLFLSPREMRKVFHGDLILGRVIGEDRRGRLEGSVVRVLEHALTQVVGRYHADGESRYVLPEDRRLSQEFVVTGAGELAPTHGQIVVLEIECYPDGRNLPEGRIVEILGEHMAPGMEVEIAVRSYGLPFQWPEALEQEAAQILPEVPEEMKQGRRDLRDLPLVTIDGADAKDFDDAVYAERLGEEGFRLFVAIADVASYVQPDSALDQEARHRGNSVYFPRRVIPMLPEVLSNGLCSLNPHVDRLCMVCEMEIGAQGEVQRFRFARGVMRSQRRFTYDEVAQLLSGEHAAEGVDAELLPHLHALHDLYRALAKAREERGTIEFDSQESRILYNAQGRIDAIVPLQRNVAHRIIEECMLAANVCAAQYFRIHQFPMLYRVHPEPNADKIEDLRRFLGELGVPVRLPVRPRSADLAQIIEATRERADANLIQTIILRSLSQAYYTIDTSLHFGLAYPAYTHFTSPIRRYPDLMIHRGIQEMLDAAAAGRPIKAPSLVELKDLGQHCSMTERRADEASREAVQWLKCEFMLDKVGNEYTGIITGVTGFGLFVALREAYVEGLVHISTLGSDYYHFDAKHYRIVGERSGEVFQLGEEIRVRLVQVNLDERKIEFERVLAEGQGEKTRRRRS, encoded by the coding sequence ATGCCGGAGCAAGAGTCGCCCAGCCTGTCCCTCCCAGAACGGGACCCCATGTATGAGCGGGAAAAAGAAAAATATGAGCGTCCAATCGTCAGCCGAGAGTTCATTCTGAGTTATCTCCAGGGTCTGGGGCAGCCTGCGCGCCTGGAAGATCTGATTGAAGACCTGGATGTAGCTGAGGAAGATCAAGAGGCGTTGCGCAGACGACTGCGCGCCATGGAACGGGACGGCCAGTTGCTGCGCAACCGGCGTGGTGCCTACGGCATTGCCGAGGCCATGGAATTGATTCGTGGTTCGGTGATCGCCCACCCGGATGGCTTTGGTTTCCTGTCTCGGGACGATGGAGGCAAGGATCTGTTTCTCTCACCGCGAGAGATGCGCAAGGTCTTTCATGGTGATCTCATTCTCGGGCGGGTCATTGGTGAGGATCGTCGTGGCCGCCTCGAGGGTTCTGTGGTGCGGGTTCTGGAGCATGCCCTGACCCAGGTCGTGGGTCGCTATCACGCCGATGGCGAAAGTCGGTATGTGCTGCCGGAAGATCGTCGCCTCAGCCAGGAATTTGTGGTGACGGGAGCGGGGGAGTTGGCGCCAACGCATGGACAGATTGTGGTGCTAGAAATCGAGTGCTATCCCGATGGGCGCAATCTGCCCGAGGGGCGTATCGTCGAGATCCTCGGCGAGCACATGGCACCAGGTATGGAAGTGGAGATTGCCGTGCGCAGCTATGGCCTGCCGTTCCAATGGCCGGAAGCCTTAGAGCAGGAGGCGGCGCAGATCCTGCCGGAGGTGCCGGAAGAAATGAAGCAAGGGCGGCGCGATCTGCGCGATCTGCCCTTGGTGACCATCGATGGCGCGGATGCCAAAGATTTTGACGACGCGGTCTATGCTGAACGCTTGGGAGAGGAAGGATTCCGGCTCTTTGTGGCGATTGCCGATGTGGCAAGCTACGTGCAGCCGGATTCGGCCCTGGATCAGGAAGCGCGTCACCGAGGCAATTCTGTCTATTTTCCGCGCCGCGTCATTCCCATGCTGCCGGAAGTGCTCTCCAATGGGCTCTGCTCCCTCAATCCCCATGTCGATCGACTCTGCATGGTGTGCGAAATGGAAATTGGCGCGCAGGGGGAGGTGCAGAGATTTCGCTTTGCGCGCGGCGTGATGCGTTCGCAGCGTCGTTTTACCTACGACGAGGTGGCGCAGCTGTTGTCCGGCGAGCATGCGGCGGAAGGAGTGGATGCAGAACTACTGCCGCATCTGCATGCCTTGCATGACCTATACCGGGCCTTGGCAAAGGCGCGGGAAGAGCGGGGCACGATAGAGTTTGACAGCCAGGAAAGTCGTATCCTCTACAATGCGCAGGGGCGTATCGATGCCATCGTGCCGCTGCAACGGAATGTTGCCCATCGCATCATCGAAGAATGTATGCTTGCCGCCAATGTCTGCGCCGCTCAATATTTCCGCATCCACCAGTTTCCCATGCTCTACCGGGTGCATCCGGAACCCAATGCCGACAAGATCGAAGACCTGCGCCGTTTTCTCGGTGAGCTCGGGGTACCGGTACGGCTGCCAGTGCGTCCGCGCAGTGCGGATCTGGCGCAGATCATCGAGGCAACCCGTGAGCGTGCCGACGCCAATCTGATCCAAACCATTATCTTACGCAGCTTGTCGCAAGCCTATTACACCATCGACACCAGCTTGCATTTTGGTCTTGCGTACCCTGCCTACACCCATTTCACCTCGCCGATCCGTCGCTATCCCGATCTGATGATACACCGCGGAATCCAGGAGATGCTGGATGCGGCTGCGGCCGGCAGGCCGATCAAGGCACCGTCGCTGGTAGAGCTGAAAGACCTGGGTCAACACTGTTCCATGACTGAGCGCCGTGCCGATGAGGCATCGCGCGAGGCCGTGCAGTGGCTGAAATGTGAATTCATGCTCGATAAGGTTGGCAATGAATATACCGGCATCATTACTGGAGTCACCGGTTTTGGGCTCTTTGTCGCCCTACGGGAGGCCTATGTCGAGGGCCTCGTCCATATCAGTACCCTAGGTTCGGATTACTATCATTTTGATGCCAAGCATTATCGCATTGTTGGCGAGCGTAGCGGCGAGGTCTTCCAATTAGGAGAGGAAATTCGCGTCCGCTTGGTGCAGGTGAATCTGGATGAGCGCAAGATCGAATTTGAGCGGGTACTTGCGGAGGGGCAGGGGGAGAAGACGCGCCGCCGCCGGTCCTGA
- a CDS encoding AAA family ATPase produces MNTEILAIFTVGTSASGKSTWARGLRESFPGLQIEILERDQLRQELHGKENHTPFSWSDWDSRREGEIQERWLARVRSLLDADVLVLADTHIDPAQLAREAKVLAGLEVREMTLKYFPAQPLVELIRQDQNRPCPVGAAVLREQIQRLRPEEEYWQALEAESAQQ; encoded by the coding sequence ATGAATACGGAAATATTGGCAATTTTCACGGTAGGAACCAGCGCGTCAGGAAAATCTACCTGGGCTCGTGGCCTGCGAGAGAGCTTTCCGGGGCTACAGATCGAGATTCTGGAGCGCGATCAATTACGCCAGGAATTACATGGCAAGGAAAACCATACCCCGTTTTCCTGGTCCGATTGGGATAGTCGTCGCGAGGGCGAAATTCAGGAACGCTGGCTCGCGCGGGTGCGGAGCCTGCTGGATGCCGACGTGCTGGTCTTGGCGGACACCCACATCGACCCTGCACAATTGGCGCGCGAGGCCAAAGTCCTGGCAGGCTTGGAGGTTCGGGAAATGACGCTGAAATACTTTCCCGCCCAGCCATTGGTGGAACTGATTCGTCAAGATCAGAATCGCCCCTGCCCGGTGGGCGCCGCAGTACTGCGCGAACAGATTCAGCGGCTGCGGCCAGAAGAGGAGTACTGGCAGGCATTGGAGGCAGAAAGCGCTCAGCAATAG
- the ppk2 gene encoding polyphosphate kinase 2, translated as MGKKTGEPAPYKEELHRLQVELVKLQRHIIARGDKILILLEGRDSAGKDGSIKRITEHLSPRETRVVALPKPSDREQSEWYFQRYIAHLPAAAEFVLFNRSWYNRAGVERVMGFCSDKQLEEFFQEVGVLEGMLMRSGIHLRKFYLDISRKEQKARLAAREDDPLKQWKTSPIDLQAVKHWKDYSQARNEMFARSHSTLCPWTIVRADDKKAARLQIIKEILLRLDYDGKDTTLVSPDRSLIFDYDPTYVENGSIAP; from the coding sequence ATGGGCAAGAAAACAGGGGAACCTGCTCCCTATAAAGAGGAGTTGCATCGACTTCAGGTAGAGTTGGTCAAGTTGCAACGACACATCATTGCGCGCGGCGACAAGATACTCATCCTCCTGGAGGGCCGAGACAGCGCTGGCAAAGATGGCAGTATCAAGCGCATCACCGAACATCTGAGCCCCCGAGAAACCCGCGTTGTCGCCCTACCCAAACCCTCCGATCGCGAACAGAGCGAGTGGTACTTTCAACGCTACATTGCCCACTTGCCCGCAGCTGCGGAGTTCGTATTGTTCAACCGTAGTTGGTATAACCGCGCCGGAGTCGAACGGGTCATGGGCTTCTGCTCCGACAAGCAATTGGAAGAGTTTTTCCAGGAGGTCGGTGTTCTGGAAGGGATGCTGATGCGCTCCGGCATTCACCTGCGGAAATTTTACCTCGACATCAGCCGCAAAGAGCAGAAGGCGCGTCTGGCGGCGCGGGAGGATGACCCGCTCAAACAGTGGAAAACCAGCCCCATCGATCTGCAGGCGGTGAAGCATTGGAAGGACTATTCGCAGGCGCGGAATGAGATGTTTGCCCGCAGCCACAGCACCCTTTGCCCATGGACCATTGTACGTGCCGATGACAAAAAGGCGGCGCGCCTGCAAATCATCAAGGAAATCTTGCTGCGCCTGGACTACGACGGCAAGGATACGACCCTGGTCAGTCCAGATCGCAGCCTGATCTTTGACTACGACCCAACGTACGTGGAAAACGGCAGCATCGCCCCCTGA